A genomic window from Pseudoalteromonas piratica includes:
- a CDS encoding CZB domain-containing protein has product MDFINFKVGSKTIALKILDILLTERYENNLTELPNENKSFIGVKDYLGTPTPIFDLGIVLNNQSTHVANQALSDLLIAKEKDHQDWLDALENSLTNSVPFEKAKDPDKCAFGTWYNNFKTDNDELRVILKKFDQPHRELHAMADELLTINQNDSSGEALALFHEKKRKIFTVLVRLFQTAREQITLDYKPIIIFTTKDGKTPHIGLLVDKVEDSLTVNKDDIKPLEQLTSVGFDIDPQTRHMMKGLINMDNKHSIIIDPKVIFSPQQQAETA; this is encoded by the coding sequence ATGGACTTTATCAATTTTAAAGTTGGCTCAAAAACAATTGCTTTAAAAATCCTCGATATTCTACTCACTGAAAGATACGAAAATAACTTAACTGAGTTACCTAATGAGAATAAAAGCTTTATCGGTGTAAAGGATTATCTAGGTACACCTACACCAATTTTTGATCTTGGTATTGTGCTTAATAACCAATCAACCCATGTTGCTAATCAGGCGCTGTCTGATTTACTGATTGCCAAAGAAAAAGATCATCAAGATTGGCTTGATGCATTAGAGAATAGCTTAACCAATAGTGTGCCTTTCGAAAAAGCTAAAGATCCAGATAAATGTGCCTTTGGCACGTGGTACAACAATTTTAAAACTGATAACGATGAACTAAGAGTTATCTTAAAGAAATTTGATCAACCTCATCGCGAACTTCATGCAATGGCTGATGAATTGCTCACAATTAATCAAAACGATTCATCAGGTGAAGCCCTTGCTCTATTTCATGAGAAGAAGCGCAAAATATTTACCGTGCTTGTTAGGCTCTTTCAGACAGCAAGAGAACAAATCACATTAGACTATAAGCCGATTATAATCTTTACTACCAAAGACGGTAAAACACCACATATTGGCTTATTAGTTGATAAAGTGGAAGACTCGTTAACAGTTAACAAGGATGATATTAAACCGTTAGAGCAGCTAACTTCTGTTGGCTTTGATATCGACCCACAAACTCGCCATATGATGAAAGGGCTTATCAATATGGATAATAAACACAGTATTATCATTGATCCAAAAGTCATTTTCTCACCGCAGCAACAAGCTGAAACAGCCTAA
- a CDS encoding GNAT family N-acetyltransferase: MLTNTWLNQLHKSLLTSKHRQLLVLSGSENWCWLQIDTLKTVYPDILTLSNHPSVNFWPEHNHQLLGQEYNTVVFDVNSGLMPDKLATVAGTIKAGGLLVLLMPSFERYAKHTDPAFARFQSANKPHKPVSLFQTRLISHLKNDEHTLIVSEQNALPAIPMHAATESSQYQQQQELVADLTKFITKRRATFLLTADRGRGKSAALGMLAANYVLQGKRVAICAHHKQTVASVFKHFDQLIESDVKLDFIAPDALLNQATHYDLVLIDEAATLPVSLLKKALDLPIKLGFATTLHGYEGTGRGFNLRFIPYLKATRSHCVIRELSDPVRYNNNDPLENTINQLLVLDADFEQPNLTQLDDIVFYALTQQQLADDNAILKQVFAILVMAHYQTSVNDLRHMLDGNNLKVFIAEQNGVLLAAALVALEGEITDPLASQIIAGERRPQGNMLAQSIATLHGEKRLLAKRYARIVRIAVNPHYQGKKVGSCLLEYVESSLQHEIDFLGASFGAESKLCQFWFKQDYRILKLGAKRDKSSGEHSCLVLKVTNHQPQIETVLLHFRHQFFFELSRSFKHISSDLVITILSNLQPSANKIDYSHAIVLRFSKGEINIDQTRFAFFEQVCHKPWLLSRLEKVSRKLIIKLILQDKADAEVIEALALTGKKQLNKMLKQAAQEWCSHYLNI; the protein is encoded by the coding sequence ATGCTCACTAACACCTGGCTCAACCAATTACACAAGTCGCTGCTAACGAGCAAACATCGTCAGTTATTGGTTTTGTCAGGGAGTGAGAATTGGTGTTGGCTACAAATTGATACCTTAAAAACGGTTTACCCCGACATATTAACCCTGAGTAATCACCCCTCAGTAAATTTTTGGCCCGAGCATAATCACCAGTTATTAGGGCAAGAATACAACACAGTGGTGTTTGACGTAAATTCAGGGCTAATGCCAGACAAGCTAGCAACTGTGGCTGGTACGATAAAAGCAGGTGGCCTACTCGTGCTGCTAATGCCAAGCTTTGAACGTTACGCCAAGCACACGGATCCCGCGTTTGCTCGTTTTCAAAGTGCCAACAAGCCACACAAGCCTGTTTCACTTTTTCAAACTCGGTTAATTTCGCATCTTAAGAACGACGAGCACACTCTAATTGTTTCAGAGCAAAATGCACTGCCAGCAATCCCAATGCACGCTGCAACTGAGAGTTCTCAGTATCAACAACAGCAAGAGTTAGTGGCTGATTTAACCAAATTTATCACTAAGCGCCGCGCTACGTTTTTACTAACCGCAGATAGAGGCAGAGGAAAATCAGCAGCTCTCGGCATGCTTGCCGCAAATTATGTTTTACAAGGTAAACGCGTAGCAATTTGTGCCCATCACAAGCAAACTGTAGCCTCTGTATTTAAACACTTTGACCAATTAATTGAGAGTGATGTAAAGCTCGATTTTATTGCTCCTGATGCATTACTAAACCAAGCTACACACTACGACTTGGTATTAATTGATGAAGCAGCAACCTTACCAGTAAGCCTATTAAAAAAAGCGCTCGATTTACCGATAAAGCTTGGTTTTGCAACAACACTTCATGGCTATGAAGGCACTGGTAGAGGGTTTAATTTACGCTTCATTCCTTATTTAAAGGCAACTCGAAGTCATTGTGTTATTCGTGAATTATCGGATCCTGTCCGCTATAACAATAACGACCCGCTCGAAAATACCATTAACCAATTATTAGTACTTGATGCTGACTTTGAGCAACCAAATCTAACTCAACTGGACGACATTGTGTTTTACGCGCTTACACAACAACAACTGGCAGACGATAACGCAATACTTAAACAAGTATTTGCTATTCTAGTGATGGCGCACTACCAAACTAGCGTAAATGACTTACGACATATGCTTGATGGTAATAACCTGAAGGTGTTTATTGCTGAACAAAATGGTGTGTTATTAGCGGCAGCATTAGTTGCATTAGAAGGTGAAATAACCGATCCGTTAGCATCACAAATTATCGCTGGGGAACGCCGCCCTCAAGGCAATATGTTGGCACAATCGATCGCAACATTGCATGGCGAAAAACGTTTACTAGCAAAGCGTTATGCGCGTATTGTGCGCATCGCCGTAAACCCACATTATCAAGGTAAAAAAGTTGGGTCTTGCTTACTGGAGTATGTCGAGTCATCACTACAACACGAAATCGACTTTCTAGGCGCAAGTTTTGGTGCAGAAAGCAAGCTTTGTCAATTTTGGTTTAAGCAGGATTACCGCATTTTAAAGCTCGGTGCTAAACGTGATAAATCCAGTGGTGAACACTCGTGTTTAGTGCTAAAAGTAACAAACCATCAACCTCAAATAGAAACTGTGTTATTACATTTTCGCCATCAGTTCTTTTTTGAGCTGAGTCGTTCTTTTAAACACATTTCGTCTGATTTAGTGATTACCATTTTGTCGAACTTACAACCTTCGGCTAACAAGATAGACTACTCTCACGCGATAGTATTACGCTTTAGCAAAGGTGAAATTAATATTGACCAAACACGCTTCGCCTTTTTTGAGCAAGTTTGTCACAAACCTTGGCTATTATCTCGCTTAGAAAAAGTTTCTAGAAAGTTAATAATTAAGCTAATATTACAAGACAAAGCTGATGCAGAAGTAATTGAAGCTCTTGCATTAACTGGGAAAAAGCAACTTAACAAAATGCTTAAACAAGCAGCCCAAGAATGGTGTAGCCACTATCTTAATATTTAA
- a CDS encoding ABC transporter substrate-binding protein: MGMSAAFSGPSAELGVQLEQGARVFFNQVNSSGGINGRLVELLIRDDQYEPHLTVINTRHFINTDQVDALFSYVGTPTSNAIQPIIDAHKIPYITPFTGAELLRNKNHIFNLRASYNDEAKVQIDYLVQQKGITKIAFLIQADEFGLSVQNGLEKAMQPYALKPLEIARFKRNTQDIKEALKRLKASGAEAICLVGTYEPLAHFINLAAKQEFTPQFTSVSFVSSEQLFSRIKQPSDVLVTEVMPTANRCEEGWCKRFLKMMKSAEIAQPTRVHLEGYANAYVFYKAAKSCINLTSECLLNALKAEKVKLDKAKRNYVDVTEKVKNNTVFLNHFKYAKAT, from the coding sequence TTGGGTATGTCCGCAGCGTTTAGTGGACCATCAGCTGAATTAGGAGTGCAATTAGAACAAGGCGCTCGTGTTTTTTTCAATCAAGTAAATTCTTCAGGCGGAATTAATGGTCGATTAGTAGAGCTTTTAATTCGTGATGACCAGTATGAACCTCACTTAACGGTTATCAACACCCGCCACTTTATTAATACCGACCAAGTTGATGCCCTTTTTTCTTATGTTGGTACACCAACATCCAATGCCATTCAGCCCATTATTGATGCTCATAAAATCCCTTATATAACCCCTTTTACCGGGGCAGAATTGTTACGAAATAAAAATCACATCTTTAATTTACGGGCAAGCTATAACGATGAGGCAAAAGTACAAATTGACTACTTAGTACAACAGAAAGGCATCACAAAAATTGCATTTCTGATACAAGCCGATGAGTTTGGTTTATCCGTTCAAAATGGCTTAGAAAAAGCGATGCAACCTTATGCTTTAAAACCATTAGAAATTGCACGGTTTAAGCGTAATACGCAAGATATCAAAGAAGCATTAAAGCGATTAAAAGCCAGTGGCGCTGAAGCAATCTGCTTAGTGGGTACTTATGAACCATTAGCACACTTTATTAATTTAGCCGCCAAACAAGAATTTACCCCTCAATTTACCTCTGTCTCTTTTGTTTCCAGTGAACAGCTATTTTCCAGAATAAAACAACCAAGTGATGTGCTTGTTACTGAAGTGATGCCGACAGCAAATCGCTGTGAAGAAGGTTGGTGTAAACGATTTTTGAAGATGATGAAGTCAGCCGAAATAGCTCAACCAACACGGGTTCATCTTGAAGGGTATGCCAACGCATATGTATTTTATAAGGCTGCTAAAAGTTGTATAAACCTGACCAGCGAATGTCTTTTAAACGCCTTGAAAGCGGAAAAGGTAAAGCTCGATAAAGCAAAGAGAAACTATGTTGATGTAACCGAAAAAGTTAAAAACAATACAGTTTTCTTAAATCATTTTAAATATGCTAAAGCGACCTAA